The Lentzea guizhouensis genome contains a region encoding:
- a CDS encoding BTAD domain-containing putative transcriptional regulator, giving the protein MHVDILGPVEAHTARGRIQVGGPRPRTLLALLALRAGQIVPVDRLIDELYGDRPPADAANALQGQVSRLRRALGVAELVEFHPAGYRLALAPDSVDAHRFAAGGGRQALEQGDPQAAEALLGEALALWRGPALADTTATGHADRLERQRQTASHDLIAARIRLHKADVGEIQDLVRQHPLDEQLRGFLMRALHQQGRQAEALQAFEDARAVLAEELGTDPSAELRAIHVQVLRGQTRRELPAQLTSFVGRQAELARIASLGDARLITLTGPGGAGKTRLAVQAADDDAVFVDLAPAHDVAAAALQALGLKETVLPAEERLTLALKDRATQLVLDNCEHVVVQAATLVQHLLSTCPRLRILATSREALGITGETLCPVPPLDTEQSVTLFVQRARAVNPVFTQDEHTESICRELDGLPLAIELAAARVRTLTTEDISRRLNDRFRLLTKGNRAAAPRHQTLRAVVEWSWDLLTDDERDLAAALATFSGGATLAAVEEVGGHDLGVLEALVDKSLVEAADGRYRMLETIREFCAQHNRVDAEHAAYFAALVRRADPELRGPDQLRWLATLSAEHANLVQALTWTADHAPADALRLLADLSWYLYVRGSRTEVEATARTLLGRVPEQTSEQYAILLALAAPERVRGVLDQLHGPIRHPFVLIAWAMLAGPPDPGAPRTRLQDEVERSDDPWIQGLIAFSTAYTDWTLHGDRARAVEQASQALRRFQDLGERWGAAQVLDVLANLTEDPQEALALTEEALRVVGELGAKEELAELRARRADRLLDLDQDAAERDYREALALATNAGLAATRALAGAGLAEIARRRGDLAEAERLLLAADQELGFGWMHANAKQHVETALSALARSRGA; this is encoded by the coding sequence GTGCACGTCGACATCCTCGGCCCGGTGGAAGCGCACACCGCGCGGGGCAGGATCCAGGTGGGCGGTCCGCGGCCGCGCACCCTCCTCGCGCTGCTGGCGCTGCGGGCGGGCCAGATCGTGCCCGTCGACCGGCTGATCGACGAGCTGTACGGCGACCGACCGCCCGCCGACGCGGCGAACGCGTTGCAGGGCCAGGTCTCCCGGCTGCGCAGGGCGCTCGGGGTGGCCGAGCTGGTCGAGTTCCACCCGGCCGGGTACCGGCTGGCGCTGGCGCCGGACAGCGTGGACGCGCACCGGTTCGCGGCTGGCGGCGGCCGGCAGGCGCTGGAGCAGGGTGACCCGCAGGCGGCGGAGGCGTTGCTGGGCGAGGCACTGGCGCTGTGGCGCGGGCCCGCGCTGGCGGACACGACCGCGACCGGGCACGCGGATCGCCTTGAACGGCAACGCCAAACAGCCTCGCACGACCTGATCGCCGCACGCATCCGCTTGCACAAGGCCGATGTCGGGGAGATCCAGGACCTCGTGCGGCAGCACCCGCTGGACGAACAGCTGCGCGGCTTCCTCATGCGGGCGCTGCACCAGCAGGGCAGGCAGGCGGAGGCGTTGCAGGCCTTCGAGGACGCCCGCGCGGTGCTGGCCGAGGAGCTCGGCACCGACCCGTCGGCCGAGTTGCGGGCGATCCACGTGCAGGTCCTGCGCGGCCAGACCCGGCGCGAGCTGCCGGCCCAGCTCACGAGCTTCGTCGGCAGGCAGGCGGAGCTGGCCCGGATCGCCTCGCTCGGCGACGCGCGGTTGATCACCCTCACCGGTCCCGGCGGCGCCGGCAAGACGCGGCTCGCGGTGCAGGCCGCCGACGACGACGCGGTGTTCGTGGACCTCGCGCCGGCGCACGACGTGGCCGCGGCGGCGCTGCAGGCGCTCGGGTTGAAGGAAACCGTGCTGCCCGCCGAGGAACGGCTGACGCTGGCGCTGAAGGACCGCGCCACCCAGCTGGTCCTGGACAACTGCGAGCACGTGGTCGTGCAGGCCGCGACGCTCGTCCAGCACCTGCTCAGCACGTGCCCGCGGTTGCGCATCCTCGCGACCAGCCGGGAGGCGCTGGGCATCACGGGCGAGACGCTGTGCCCGGTGCCGCCGCTCGACACCGAGCAGAGCGTGACGCTGTTCGTCCAGCGCGCGAGGGCGGTGAACCCGGTCTTCACCCAGGACGAGCACACCGAGAGCATCTGCCGTGAGCTCGACGGCCTCCCCCTCGCCATCGAGCTCGCCGCCGCCCGCGTCCGCACGCTGACCACCGAGGACATCTCCCGGCGCCTGAACGACCGGTTCCGGTTGCTCACCAAGGGAAACCGCGCCGCCGCACCCCGGCACCAGACGCTGCGGGCGGTCGTGGAGTGGAGCTGGGACCTGCTGACCGACGACGAACGCGACCTCGCCGCGGCGCTGGCCACGTTCAGCGGTGGCGCGACCCTCGCCGCCGTCGAGGAGGTCGGCGGGCACGACCTCGGGGTGCTGGAGGCGCTGGTGGACAAGTCCCTGGTGGAGGCCGCCGACGGCCGCTACCGGATGCTGGAGACGATCCGCGAGTTCTGCGCGCAGCACAACCGGGTCGACGCCGAGCACGCCGCGTACTTCGCCGCACTCGTCCGGCGGGCCGATCCGGAGCTGCGCGGCCCGGACCAGCTGCGCTGGCTCGCCACGCTGAGCGCCGAGCACGCCAACCTGGTGCAGGCGCTGACGTGGACCGCCGACCACGCGCCCGCCGACGCGCTGCGGCTGCTCGCCGACCTGTCCTGGTACCTGTACGTGCGGGGCAGCCGCACCGAGGTGGAGGCCACCGCGCGGACGTTGCTCGGCCGGGTGCCGGAGCAGACCAGCGAGCAGTACGCGATCCTGCTCGCGCTGGCCGCCCCGGAACGCGTGCGCGGCGTCCTGGACCAGTTGCACGGCCCGATCCGCCACCCGTTCGTGCTGATCGCCTGGGCCATGCTGGCCGGTCCGCCCGACCCCGGCGCGCCGCGCACCCGGCTGCAGGACGAGGTCGAACGCAGCGACGACCCGTGGATCCAGGGCCTGATCGCGTTCAGCACCGCCTACACCGACTGGACCTTGCACGGCGACCGCGCCCGTGCCGTCGAGCAGGCCAGCCAGGCGCTGCGGCGGTTCCAGGACCTGGGCGAACGCTGGGGCGCCGCCCAGGTCCTCGACGTGCTCGCCAACCTGACCGAGGACCCTCAGGAGGCGCTCGCGCTGACCGAGGAGGCGTTGCGGGTCGTGGGCGAGCTGGGTGCGAAGGAGGAGCTGGCCGAGCTGCGCGCGCGGCGCGCGGACCGGTTGCTCGACCTCGACCAGGACGCGGCCGAGCGCGACTACCGCGAGGCGCTGGCGCTGGCGACGAACGCGGGACTCGCGGCGACCAGGGCGCTGGCCGGCGCGGGCCTCGCCGAGATCGCCCGCCGCAGGGGAGATCTCGCCGAGGCCGAGCGGTTGTTGCTGGCCGCCGACCAGGAGCTGGGCTTCGGCTGGATGCACGCCAACGCCAAGCAGCACGTCGAGACCGCGCTCAGCGCACTGGCGCGTAGTCGGGGAGCTTGA
- a CDS encoding DUF2000 domain-containing protein produces the protein MFDTKIAVLLRDDLASWQALNVTAFLVSGLPQELRGEPYVDADDVTYLSMFRQPVVVLQGDKALLTKAHDRALTRNQPMSIFTADLFSTGNDADNRAAVRKVHTQDLDLVGIAVHGQKNAVDKILKGARMHP, from the coding sequence ATGTTCGACACCAAGATCGCTGTGCTGCTGCGGGACGACCTGGCCTCCTGGCAGGCGCTGAACGTCACGGCCTTCCTCGTCAGCGGCCTCCCGCAGGAGCTGCGCGGCGAGCCCTACGTGGACGCCGACGACGTGACCTACCTGTCGATGTTCCGCCAGCCCGTGGTGGTCCTGCAGGGGGACAAGGCGTTGCTCACCAAGGCGCACGACCGCGCGCTGACCCGCAACCAGCCCATGTCGATCTTCACCGCGGACCTGTTCTCGACCGGCAACGACGCCGACAACCGGGCCGCGGTGCGCAAGGTGCACACGCAGGACCTCGACCTGGTCGGCATCGCGGTGCACGGTCAGAAGAACGCCGTGGACAAGATCCTGAAGGGTGCCCGGATGCACCCCTGA
- a CDS encoding MFS transporter encodes MTRRLAYAQLTNSIGDGGFLVCSALYFTLVVGLSPAQVGLGLTLAWGVGAAAGVALGSLADRFGPRTTAVVLAVLTAASIGVLLVTRDHLAFVLVMCLYASFQSGLQASRQALLAGLTTAEERTRVRARIQSTANAGIAIGAAAGGFALHLGTEIAYTAVFAVDAVSFLAAAAILATLPETAMTRAPGKFDVLKDRPYALVTLINAVMLLYLPLLSLIIPLWIVQRTEAPTWLAAALLVLNTAAVVLFQVRIARRANGLRQASRLVRHAGLVMLASCVVFAATAFGIGAWPVAALLVAAAALQVLGEMMLASGAWEISFSLAPADRQGQYQGFFGTGTAVARMVGPALLTTVVLGWGSLGWLLVGGLFVVAGYAMGPAVRWAREKNSTSSGAMTDDLYRCV; translated from the coding sequence ATGACCCGGCGACTTGCCTACGCGCAGCTGACGAACTCCATCGGTGACGGCGGCTTCCTCGTCTGCTCCGCCCTCTACTTCACGCTGGTGGTCGGGCTGAGCCCGGCGCAGGTCGGGCTTGGTCTCACCCTCGCGTGGGGTGTGGGCGCGGCGGCGGGGGTCGCCCTCGGGTCGCTCGCCGACCGGTTCGGCCCGCGCACCACGGCCGTCGTGCTCGCCGTGCTGACCGCGGCGAGCATCGGCGTTCTGCTCGTCACGCGCGACCACCTGGCGTTCGTGCTGGTGATGTGCCTGTACGCGAGCTTCCAGAGCGGGCTGCAGGCGTCCCGGCAAGCGCTGCTCGCGGGACTGACGACAGCGGAAGAACGCACGCGGGTGCGGGCGCGGATCCAGTCGACGGCCAACGCGGGCATCGCGATCGGTGCGGCGGCGGGCGGGTTCGCGTTGCACCTGGGCACCGAGATCGCCTACACCGCCGTGTTCGCGGTGGACGCGGTGAGCTTCCTGGCCGCGGCGGCGATCCTCGCGACGCTGCCGGAGACCGCGATGACCCGTGCCCCTGGCAAGTTCGACGTGCTCAAGGACCGGCCGTACGCGCTGGTCACGTTGATCAACGCGGTGATGCTGCTCTACCTGCCGTTGCTCAGCCTGATCATTCCTCTGTGGATCGTGCAGCGGACCGAGGCGCCGACGTGGCTCGCGGCCGCGTTGCTGGTGCTCAACACCGCGGCCGTCGTGCTCTTCCAGGTGCGGATCGCCCGCCGTGCCAACGGTCTGCGGCAGGCGTCACGGCTCGTGCGCCACGCCGGACTGGTGATGCTCGCGTCCTGCGTGGTCTTCGCGGCCACGGCGTTCGGCATCGGCGCGTGGCCCGTGGCGGCACTGCTGGTCGCCGCCGCCGCGTTGCAGGTGCTCGGCGAGATGATGCTCGCCTCCGGCGCGTGGGAGATCAGCTTCTCCCTCGCGCCCGCCGACCGGCAGGGCCAGTACCAGGGTTTCTTCGGCACCGGCACGGCGGTCGCGCGCATGGTCGGCCCGGCGCTGCTCACGACCGTCGTGCTCGGGTGGGGGAGCCTCGGCTGGCTCCTGGTCGGCGGGCTGTTCGTGGTGGCCGGCTACGCGATGGGACCCGCGGTGCGCTGGGCCCGCGAGAAGAACTCCACCAGCTCCGGCGCCATGACCGACGACTTGTACAGGTGCGTCTGA
- a CDS encoding alpha/beta fold hydrolase produces MTRFTTSADGTEIAYSITGSGPALLLVDGAMCHRRFGPTTELASVLDKNFTVYTYDRRGRGETGDGATPWSLEREIEDIDAVIEEAGGSAFVFGVSSGAVLALEAASKLPSITRLAVYEAPFVVDDTYPARPADYVRTMDGLIAKGDRSGALSSFMKLVGTPGFAVAVMKLTPMWRKLKLVAHTLPWDLRILGDDGRGEKLPAGRWNVKVPTLAMDGGKSPVYLRNTMKNVAEVVEGAEHRTLAGQTHLYKSSVMAPELVEFFSRAQRTAGPIA; encoded by the coding sequence ATGACCCGCTTCACGACCTCGGCCGACGGCACCGAGATCGCCTACTCGATCACCGGTTCCGGGCCCGCGCTGCTGCTCGTCGACGGTGCCATGTGCCACCGGAGGTTCGGGCCCACCACCGAGCTCGCCTCCGTGCTGGACAAGAACTTCACCGTCTACACCTACGACCGGCGCGGCCGGGGCGAGACCGGGGACGGCGCCACGCCGTGGTCGCTGGAGCGCGAGATCGAGGACATCGACGCGGTCATCGAGGAGGCCGGCGGGTCCGCGTTCGTCTTCGGCGTCTCCTCCGGCGCGGTGCTGGCGCTCGAAGCCGCGTCGAAGCTGCCGTCGATCACCCGGCTCGCGGTCTACGAGGCGCCGTTCGTCGTCGACGACACCTATCCGGCCCGGCCGGCCGACTACGTGCGGACGATGGACGGGCTGATCGCGAAGGGCGACCGGTCCGGCGCGCTGTCGTCGTTCATGAAGCTCGTCGGCACGCCCGGTTTCGCCGTCGCGGTCATGAAGCTGACGCCGATGTGGAGGAAGCTCAAGCTCGTGGCGCACACGCTGCCGTGGGACCTGCGCATCCTGGGCGACGACGGCCGCGGTGAGAAGCTGCCGGCCGGCCGCTGGAACGTCAAGGTGCCGACGCTCGCCATGGACGGCGGCAAGTCGCCCGTGTACCTCCGCAACACGATGAAGAACGTCGCGGAGGTCGTCGAGGGCGCCGAGCACCGCACGCTGGCCGGTCAGACGCACCTGTACAAGTCGTCGGTCATGGCGCCGGAGCTGGTGGAGTTCTTCTCGCGGGCCCAGCGCACCGCGGGTCCCATCGCGTAG
- a CDS encoding zinc-ribbon domain-containing protein, producing the protein MVIFGWRTTIQQLMMLTLVCGHCGHQAAHSLSRRVTKPTVFFIPLFTISKKYGMQCTFCGVAYDISSTHARQLGAGV; encoded by the coding sequence ATGGTCATCTTCGGTTGGCGGACGACGATCCAGCAGCTCATGATGCTGACGCTGGTGTGCGGGCACTGCGGGCACCAGGCGGCGCACAGCCTCTCGCGGCGGGTGACGAAGCCCACGGTCTTCTTCATCCCGCTCTTCACGATCAGCAAGAAGTACGGGATGCAGTGCACGTTCTGCGGTGTGGCCTACGACATCAGCTCCACGCACGCCCGTCAGCTGGGTGCGGGCGTCTGA
- a CDS encoding GNAT family N-acetyltransferase codes for MDTLLRPWHPDDAPAVLSAAREPLMSRQFTVPIDSLEDAEAWIDLMDTRRADDTAYAFAVLSGGVPVGNIAVSSVERRHETGWVSYWVRASARGRGLATRACREVSTWAFDSLGLFRLELAHRLDNPASCRVAVGAGYVAEGVERARLLYDGQRFDTERHARLATDQV; via the coding sequence GTGGACACCCTGCTGAGGCCCTGGCACCCGGACGACGCTCCCGCCGTCCTGTCCGCCGCCCGCGAACCCCTGATGAGCCGCCAGTTCACCGTGCCGATCGACTCACTGGAAGACGCCGAGGCCTGGATCGACCTGATGGACACCCGCCGCGCCGACGACACCGCCTACGCCTTCGCGGTGCTTTCCGGTGGGGTGCCGGTCGGCAACATCGCGGTGTCCAGCGTAGAACGACGACACGAGACCGGCTGGGTGTCGTACTGGGTGCGCGCATCGGCTCGCGGCCGCGGGCTGGCCACACGGGCGTGCCGGGAGGTGAGCACGTGGGCGTTCGACTCGCTGGGGCTGTTCCGGCTGGAGCTGGCGCACCGGCTGGACAACCCGGCGTCGTGCCGGGTGGCGGTGGGGGCCGGGTACGTGGCCGAGGGGGTGGAGCGGGCGCGGCTGCTCTACGACGGGCAGCGGTTCGACACCGAGCGACATGCGCGGCTGGCGACGGATCAGGTGTGA
- a CDS encoding nucleotidyltransferase family protein produces the protein MSDVQDELLRTLTKVANALRSEGIPFALTGGCAGYARGGPTSEHDVDLLVREQDATEAVRVLVGRGLRAAEPPEDWLLKVYDGDSLVDLLFRPNERPVTDELLAMAEEMPVGSVMLPVMPATYVLISKLLVLDGHRCDFSELLPFARALREQIDWQQVRDETKNSPYAEAFLVLTERLDIIGRDHELRAVPRGEPA, from the coding sequence ATGAGCGACGTGCAGGACGAGCTGCTGCGGACGCTGACAAAAGTCGCGAACGCCTTACGCAGCGAGGGGATTCCTTTCGCCCTGACCGGGGGATGCGCCGGCTATGCGCGCGGTGGCCCGACGAGCGAGCACGACGTCGACCTGCTCGTGCGCGAGCAGGACGCGACGGAGGCCGTGCGCGTGCTGGTCGGGCGTGGACTGAGGGCCGCCGAACCGCCGGAAGACTGGTTGCTGAAGGTCTACGACGGCGACTCGCTGGTGGACCTGCTGTTCCGGCCCAACGAGCGGCCCGTGACCGACGAGCTCCTCGCGATGGCCGAGGAGATGCCGGTCGGATCGGTGATGCTGCCGGTGATGCCGGCGACGTACGTGCTGATCAGCAAGTTGCTGGTGCTCGACGGGCACCGCTGCGACTTCAGCGAGCTGCTGCCGTTCGCCCGTGCGCTCAGGGAACAGATCGACTGGCAGCAGGTGCGCGACGAGACCAAGAACTCGCCGTACGCGGAGGCGTTCCTGGTGCTCACCGAACGTCTGGACATCATCGGGAGGGACCATGAGCTCCGAGCAGTACCTCGCGGCGAACCTGCGTAG
- a CDS encoding BON domain-containing protein has product MSSEQYLAANLRRAVAEDPRTAELGVRVTVRGDHVMLSGDVACADRRAALEEVLREAAPELTILNDVRVTPAGEPEGEEDLR; this is encoded by the coding sequence ATGAGCTCCGAGCAGTACCTCGCGGCGAACCTGCGTAGGGCGGTCGCGGAGGACCCGAGAACAGCCGAGCTCGGCGTGCGCGTCACCGTGCGCGGCGACCACGTGATGCTGTCCGGCGACGTCGCGTGCGCGGACCGCAGGGCCGCGTTGGAAGAGGTGCTGCGCGAGGCGGCACCCGAGCTGACGATCCTCAACGACGTGCGCGTGACACCTGCCGGGGAACCGGAGGGTGAGGAGGACCTGCGATGA
- a CDS encoding metallophosphoesterase family protein, producing MIRIAAVGDVHLGEDMRGRLRPALEKVGEHADVLLLAGDLTRHGTVAEAEVVADEFADLPVPVVAVLGNHDHQDDKPLEVTKTLQDKGIHVLEGTTFEARINGCTLGVAGVKGFGGGFAGKCGSAFGEREMKAFIQHTCGIAESLEGALSELDTDIKVALTHYAPVPDTLRGEPPEIYPFLGSYLLGEAIDKTGTHLAIHGHAHFGTEQGMTPGGVRVRNVAQPIIRSAYTVYVLEGAPK from the coding sequence ATGATCCGGATCGCCGCCGTCGGTGACGTGCACCTGGGCGAGGACATGCGCGGCAGGCTGCGGCCGGCGCTCGAGAAGGTCGGCGAGCACGCGGACGTGCTGCTGCTCGCCGGCGACCTGACGCGGCACGGCACGGTCGCCGAGGCCGAGGTCGTCGCGGACGAGTTCGCGGACCTGCCGGTGCCCGTCGTCGCCGTGCTCGGCAACCACGACCACCAGGACGACAAACCGCTCGAAGTCACGAAAACGCTGCAGGACAAGGGCATCCACGTCCTCGAAGGCACAACCTTCGAAGCCAGGATCAACGGCTGCACGCTCGGCGTCGCCGGGGTGAAGGGCTTCGGCGGCGGGTTCGCCGGCAAGTGCGGCAGCGCGTTCGGCGAACGCGAGATGAAGGCGTTCATCCAGCACACCTGCGGCATCGCGGAGTCGCTGGAGGGCGCACTGTCCGAACTGGACACCGACATCAAGGTCGCGCTGACGCACTACGCGCCGGTGCCGGACACGTTGCGCGGCGAGCCGCCGGAGATCTACCCGTTCCTCGGCTCGTACCTGCTCGGCGAGGCCATCGACAAGACCGGCACCCACCTCGCGATCCACGGCCACGCGCACTTCGGCACGGAACAGGGCATGACGCCGGGCGGCGTGCGCGTGCGCAACGTCGCCCAGCCGATCATCCGCTCCGCCTACACGGTCTACGTGCTCGAAGGGGCACCGAAATGA
- a CDS encoding thiamine pyrophosphate-requiring protein, with amino-acid sequence MTVGDFVVQRLRDWKVKQVFAYPGDGINGIVAAFGKADNDPLFIQTRHEEMAAFAAVGYAKFSNDVGVCLATSGPGAIHLLNGLYDAKLDHVPVVAIVGQTARTAQGGSFQQEVDLHALFHDVASFLIDVTVPEQLPNALDRAFRTAAAERAPAVVIIPNDVQEQEYEAPKHEFKHIPSSPPSRPSSVVVPAQDEVRRAAEVLNSGSKVAVLIGQGAREAAAEVTEVAELLGAGVAKALLGKDVLPDDLPFVTGSIGLLGTRPSYEMMRDCDRLLIIGSNFPYSQFLPKFGAARGVQVDVDGRAIGMRYPTEVNLVGDARETLRALIPLLERKADRSWRESIEKNVERWWEVLQRQAMVPADPVNPMRIVHELSERLPHNAIVTADSGSATNWYARLLKIRGGVRSSLSGTLATMGCAVPYALGAAFAQPDRPLIALVGDGAMQMNGMAELLTLRHHNIRCIVCVFHNNDLNQVTWELRAMGGAPKFEPSQTLPDLSYADFARSIGLQGIEVDSPDQLGPAWDTALAHAGTTVLDVRCDPNVPPIPPHATFDQIKDMTEAVLRGDPDAWDIMSRGLRTKIQELLP; translated from the coding sequence ATGACCGTCGGCGACTTCGTCGTGCAACGCCTGCGGGACTGGAAGGTCAAGCAGGTGTTCGCGTACCCCGGCGACGGCATCAACGGGATCGTGGCCGCGTTCGGCAAAGCGGACAACGACCCGTTGTTCATCCAGACGCGGCACGAGGAGATGGCCGCGTTCGCCGCCGTCGGGTACGCGAAGTTCAGCAACGACGTCGGCGTGTGCCTCGCGACCAGCGGACCCGGCGCGATCCACCTGCTGAACGGGCTCTACGACGCGAAGCTCGACCACGTCCCGGTCGTCGCGATCGTCGGCCAGACCGCCCGCACCGCCCAAGGCGGCAGCTTCCAGCAAGAGGTCGACCTGCACGCGTTGTTCCACGACGTCGCTTCGTTCCTGATCGACGTCACGGTCCCGGAGCAGCTGCCGAACGCCCTGGACCGCGCGTTCCGCACCGCCGCCGCCGAGCGCGCGCCGGCCGTGGTGATCATCCCGAACGACGTGCAGGAGCAGGAGTACGAGGCGCCGAAACACGAGTTCAAGCACATCCCGTCCAGCCCGCCGTCACGGCCGTCATCAGTCGTCGTGCCCGCGCAGGACGAGGTTCGGCGCGCCGCCGAGGTGCTGAACAGCGGCTCGAAGGTCGCCGTCCTGATCGGGCAGGGTGCCCGGGAGGCGGCCGCGGAGGTGACCGAGGTCGCCGAGCTGCTCGGCGCGGGCGTGGCGAAGGCGTTGCTGGGCAAGGACGTGCTGCCCGACGACCTGCCCTTCGTGACCGGGTCGATCGGCCTGCTCGGAACGCGGCCGAGCTACGAGATGATGCGCGACTGCGACCGGTTGCTGATCATCGGCTCGAACTTCCCGTACTCGCAGTTCCTGCCCAAGTTCGGTGCCGCGCGCGGGGTGCAGGTCGACGTCGACGGGCGCGCGATCGGGATGCGCTACCCGACCGAGGTGAACCTGGTCGGCGACGCACGCGAGACGTTGCGCGCGCTCATCCCGCTGCTCGAACGCAAAGCCGACCGCTCGTGGCGCGAGTCGATCGAGAAGAACGTCGAACGCTGGTGGGAAGTCCTGCAGCGGCAGGCGATGGTGCCCGCCGACCCGGTCAACCCGATGCGGATCGTGCACGAGCTGTCCGAACGGCTGCCGCACAACGCGATCGTCACCGCGGACTCCGGTTCCGCGACGAACTGGTACGCGCGGCTGCTGAAGATCCGCGGCGGCGTGCGGTCGTCGTTGTCCGGCACGCTGGCCACGATGGGCTGCGCCGTGCCGTACGCGCTGGGCGCCGCCTTTGCCCAGCCGGACCGGCCGTTGATCGCGCTGGTCGGCGACGGCGCGATGCAGATGAACGGGATGGCGGAGCTGCTCACGTTGCGGCACCACAACATCCGGTGCATCGTCTGCGTGTTCCACAACAACGACCTCAACCAGGTCACGTGGGAACTGCGCGCGATGGGCGGTGCCCCGAAGTTCGAGCCCTCGCAGACGCTGCCGGACCTGTCGTACGCGGACTTCGCGCGCTCGATCGGCCTGCAGGGCATCGAGGTCGACTCGCCCGACCAGCTCGGCCCCGCCTGGGACACCGCGCTCGCCCACGCCGGCACCACCGTGCTCGACGTGCGCTGCGACCCGAACGTGCCACCCATCCCGCCACACGCGACGTTCGACCAGATCAAGGACATGACCGAAGCGGTGCTGCGCGGCGACCCGGACGCCTGGGACATCATGTCGCGCGGCCTGCGGACCAAGATCCAGGAGTTGCTCCCGTGA
- a CDS encoding TIGR03557 family F420-dependent LLM class oxidoreductase, translating to MKLGYFLSSEEHGPRDLVRNARLAGDHGFEALWISDHYHPWNDEQGQSPFVWGTIGALSEAVTVPITTAVTCPTVRIHPAVIAQAAATAAVQCEGRFVLGVGSGEALNEHVLGDRWPSADVRLEMLEEAIGLIRTLHQGDEVTHHGKHYTVENARIYTIPERPVPIYVSAFGPKAVRLAAKSGDGYICVGPSGDLVKQYRDEGGRGPAQSGLKVCWAPSEEDAVATAHRLWPNDGLPGELAQVLPTPRHFEQASQLVTPDMIRDAMPCGPDPQQYAEKVKEFADAGFDEVYVQQIGPDQEGFFEFWAKEVVPLLEV from the coding sequence GTGAAGCTCGGCTACTTCCTCTCCTCAGAAGAACACGGACCCCGCGACCTGGTCCGCAACGCGCGCCTGGCCGGCGACCACGGCTTCGAGGCGCTGTGGATCTCCGACCACTACCACCCGTGGAACGACGAACAGGGCCAGTCCCCGTTCGTCTGGGGCACGATCGGCGCGCTGTCCGAGGCGGTCACCGTCCCCATCACCACCGCCGTGACCTGCCCGACGGTCCGCATCCACCCGGCCGTCATCGCCCAGGCCGCCGCCACCGCCGCGGTCCAGTGCGAGGGCCGCTTCGTGCTCGGCGTCGGCAGCGGCGAAGCGCTGAACGAACACGTCCTCGGCGACCGCTGGCCCTCCGCCGACGTGCGCCTGGAGATGCTGGAGGAGGCCATCGGCCTCATCCGCACGCTGCACCAGGGCGACGAGGTCACCCACCACGGCAAGCACTACACCGTCGAGAACGCACGCATCTACACCATCCCCGAACGCCCGGTGCCGATCTACGTCTCCGCCTTCGGCCCCAAAGCGGTCCGGCTGGCGGCGAAGAGCGGCGACGGCTACATCTGCGTCGGCCCGTCCGGCGACCTCGTGAAGCAGTACCGCGACGAGGGCGGCCGCGGCCCGGCCCAGAGCGGCCTCAAGGTCTGCTGGGCACCCTCCGAAGAGGACGCCGTCGCCACCGCACACCGCCTGTGGCCCAACGACGGCCTGCCCGGCGAGCTCGCCCAGGTGCTACCCACCCCGCGCCACTTCGAACAGGCGTCCCAGCTCGTCACCCCCGACATGATCCGCGACGCGATGCCGTGCGGCCCCGACCCGCAGCAGTACGCGGAGAAGGTCAAGGAGTTCGCCGACGCGGGCTTCGACGAGGTCTACGTCCAGCAGATCGGCCCCGACCAGGAAGGGTTCTTCGAGTTCTGGGCCAAGGAGGTCGTGCCGCTGCTCGAGGTTTAG